A genome region from Hyla sarda isolate aHylSar1 unplaced genomic scaffold, aHylSar1.hap1 scaffold_146, whole genome shotgun sequence includes the following:
- the LOC130308080 gene encoding cornifelin homolog B-like isoform X1, giving the protein MDGGTDGRTRGMSWMETMQPVSVQPVQVGQAMSINFVNTNEWSSGVCDCCQDMGICCCAFWCLPCFQCKTVSDFGECLCLPLLDPGCLGYFGTTLACPPISLAMRAAVRERYRIKGAICDDCCMLYCCFSCSWCQMAREIKKKKQPVTFMTAQTTTMVGPGHPQPYQAYPPPTY; this is encoded by the exons ATGGATGGAGGTACAGACGGGAGGACACGGGGGATGTCATGGATGGAG ACCATGCAGCCCGTCTCCGTGCAGCCGGTTCAGGTCGGCCAAGCTATGTCCATCAACTTCGTGAATACAAATGAGTGGAGTTCGGGGGTCTGTGACTGTTGTCAGGACATGGGCATAT GCTGCTGCGCCTTCTGGTGTCTGCCATGTTTCCAGTGTAAGACGGTCAGTGATTTTGGAGAATGTCTTTGCCTCCCCCTTCTGGACCCCGGATGTCTTGGATACTTTGGAACTACTCTAGCTTGCCCCCCGATCTCACTGGCCATGCGAGCTGCTGTCCGGGAACGATATCGTATTAAG GGCGCCATCTGCGAtgactgctgtatgctctactgCTGCTTCTCCTGCAGCTGGTGCCAGATGGCTCGCGAGATCAAGAAGAAGAAGCAGCCGGTCACCTTCATGACAGCCCAGACGACTACTATGGTGGGGCCAGGACATCCTCAACCCTACCAAGCATATCCTCCTCCAACCTACTAG
- the LOC130308080 gene encoding cornifelin homolog B-like isoform X2: MSWMETMQPVSVQPVQVGQAMSINFVNTNEWSSGVCDCCQDMGICCCAFWCLPCFQCKTVSDFGECLCLPLLDPGCLGYFGTTLACPPISLAMRAAVRERYRIKGAICDDCCMLYCCFSCSWCQMAREIKKKKQPVTFMTAQTTTMVGPGHPQPYQAYPPPTY, from the exons ATGTCATGGATGGAG ACCATGCAGCCCGTCTCCGTGCAGCCGGTTCAGGTCGGCCAAGCTATGTCCATCAACTTCGTGAATACAAATGAGTGGAGTTCGGGGGTCTGTGACTGTTGTCAGGACATGGGCATAT GCTGCTGCGCCTTCTGGTGTCTGCCATGTTTCCAGTGTAAGACGGTCAGTGATTTTGGAGAATGTCTTTGCCTCCCCCTTCTGGACCCCGGATGTCTTGGATACTTTGGAACTACTCTAGCTTGCCCCCCGATCTCACTGGCCATGCGAGCTGCTGTCCGGGAACGATATCGTATTAAG GGCGCCATCTGCGAtgactgctgtatgctctactgCTGCTTCTCCTGCAGCTGGTGCCAGATGGCTCGCGAGATCAAGAAGAAGAAGCAGCCGGTCACCTTCATGACAGCCCAGACGACTACTATGGTGGGGCCAGGACATCCTCAACCCTACCAAGCATATCCTCCTCCAACCTACTAG
- the LOC130308080 gene encoding cornifelin homolog B-like isoform X3: MQPVSVQPVQVGQAMSINFVNTNEWSSGVCDCCQDMGICCCAFWCLPCFQCKTVSDFGECLCLPLLDPGCLGYFGTTLACPPISLAMRAAVRERYRIKGAICDDCCMLYCCFSCSWCQMAREIKKKKQPVTFMTAQTTTMVGPGHPQPYQAYPPPTY; encoded by the exons ATGCAGCCCGTCTCCGTGCAGCCGGTTCAGGTCGGCCAAGCTATGTCCATCAACTTCGTGAATACAAATGAGTGGAGTTCGGGGGTCTGTGACTGTTGTCAGGACATGGGCATAT GCTGCTGCGCCTTCTGGTGTCTGCCATGTTTCCAGTGTAAGACGGTCAGTGATTTTGGAGAATGTCTTTGCCTCCCCCTTCTGGACCCCGGATGTCTTGGATACTTTGGAACTACTCTAGCTTGCCCCCCGATCTCACTGGCCATGCGAGCTGCTGTCCGGGAACGATATCGTATTAAG GGCGCCATCTGCGAtgactgctgtatgctctactgCTGCTTCTCCTGCAGCTGGTGCCAGATGGCTCGCGAGATCAAGAAGAAGAAGCAGCCGGTCACCTTCATGACAGCCCAGACGACTACTATGGTGGGGCCAGGACATCCTCAACCCTACCAAGCATATCCTCCTCCAACCTACTAG